The following coding sequences are from one Shewanella eurypsychrophilus window:
- a CDS encoding type I polyketide synthase, with translation MSQTSKPSKASKASSKAKVADATQQQDSKADIRLNKRLKDMPIAIVGMASIFANSRYLNKFWDLISEKIDAITELPSTHWKPEEYFDANKSTPDKSYCKRGGFLPDVDFNPMEFGLPPNILELTDTSQLLSLIVAKEVLADANLAEGYDRDKIGITLGVGGGQKISHSLTARLQYPVLKKVFANSGISDEDSAMLIKKFQDQYVHWEENSFPGSLGNVISGRIANRFDLGGMNCVVDAACAGSLAAMRMALSELVEGRSEMMITGGVCTDNSPSMYMSFSKTPAFTTNETIQPFDIDSKGMMIGEGIGMIALKRLEDAERDGDRIYSVIKGVGSSSDGKFKSIYAPRPEGQAKALRRAYDDAGFEPHTLGLIEAHGTGTAAGDAAEFAGLCSVFSDGNDTKQHIALGSVKSQIGHTKSTAGTAGLIKASLALHHKVLPATINISQPSPKLEIENSPFYLNTETRPWLPRADGTPRRAGISSFGFGGTNFHFVLEEYSKEHSRIDAEKAKYRQRQVAQSFLVSAASKDALITELNSLAAATTSEQFMLATAATDYALRELDANAPRLGLVANTSEELATQIKQAIAKLTSSDDSDWQLPGGTSYRASSVEGKVAALFAGQGSQYLNMGRDLACYYPEIRQQFVAADKVFAANNKTPLSQTLYPKPVFNRDDVKAQEAVLTNTANAQSAIGAISMGQYELFTAAGFNADMVAGHSFGELTALCASGAISTEDYYKLAFARGDAMATKAPAKDGVEADTGAMFAIITKSAADLDTLEATIAKFDDVKVANYNAPTQSVIAGPTVSTGEAAKALSELGYKAINLPVSGAFHTELVGHAQAPFAKAIDAAKFTKPKCALYSNATGELYDNTAAKIKASFKKHMLQSVRFTAELEAMYNAGARVFVEFGPKNILQKLVQGTLADKALNDKNAISTISINPSPKGDSDLQLKQAAVQLAVAGIKLGNIDPYQAEIAAPEKKSPMSISLNAVNHISKATRAKMAKSLETGTVTSSTIIEEKLVEIEKVVEKIVEVEKIVEKVVEVEKIVEVASLQPGNPQATYISANAEPVQENLVVSKNSKPSVIVNSSDALTNFFAAQQQAAELHQQFLEIPQQYGETFTTLMTEQTKLAGAGIALPESLQRSMEQFHQLQAQTVQSHTQFLEMQAGSNTAALGMLNGTSTVISTQNITPVAQPAIIQAAPSAAAAPRVSAPVQAAPAKVATPAPVAAPVAQVAPAVTPVQAAPVYQAAKVESRVEPVATSNTSAADSLPLKAAEGSLSAEKVQATMLEVVAEKTGYPTEMLELEMDMEADLGIDSIKRVEILGTVQDELPGLPELSPEDLAECRTLGEIVAYMNSKLPSSDAEGSASISSAAAAPAGLSAQKVQATMMSVVAEKTGYPTEMLELEMDMEADLGIDSIKRVEILGTVQDELPGLPELSPEDLAECRTLGEIVAYMNSKLTNTSAAEGSLSAETALSAQTALSSTLSAEKVQATMMSVVAEKTGYPTEMLELEMDMEADLGIDSIKRVEILGTVQDELPGLPELNPEDLAECRTLGEIVAYMNSKLPAEGSANTATSVAPATGGLSAAEVQSTMMSVVADKTGYPTEMLELSMDMEADLGIDSIKRVEILGTVQDELPGLPELNPEDLAECRTLGEIVSYMNSKLPATNSAAAAPNVSAAEGSLSAETALSAQEVQATMMSVVADKTGYPTEMLELSMDMEADLGIDSIKRVEILGTVQDELPGLPELNPEDLAECRTLGEIVSYMNSKLPSVGSQATATSATDSLPSQAAEGSLSAEKVQGTMMSVVADKTGYPTEMLELSMDMEADLGIDSIKRVEILGTVQDELPGLPELNPEDLAECRTLGEIVSYMNSKLTNTSAAAGATVTSTIAAATDAVKSVADTITSSLELPPHSEVALKKLNAADTIKNCFAADATVVITDDGHNAGVLAEKLTKQGLKVAVVRLPKGAAQSPLSSDVASFQADSLDESGISAVIAQIEQQLGQIGGFIHLQPEADSNNTKDAVNLSDDSFTHVSQAFLWAKLLQPKLTASSDMRRSFITVSRIDGGFGYLDIKQLENAELNQAALAGLTKTLSHEWPTVFCRALDIATDLDATHLADAITNELFDSVTNLPEVGISLDAKGNVARTTLIAGDASSKHAGSSLNSADKILVTGGAKGVTFECALALAKRTQSHFILAGRSELLAIPAWATAKQISELKPAAIAHIISTGNKPTPKQVEALVWTVKSSIEINTALEAFTQVGASAEYVSMDVTDTAAITAALKGRSNEITGLIHGAGVLADKHIQDKTIEELGRVYGTKVNGLKALLAALDSSKIKLLAMFSSAAGFYGNTGQSDYAMSNDILNKTALQFTARNPQAKVMSFNWGPWDGGMVTDALKKMFTDRGVYVIPLKAGAELFATQLLSETGAQLLIGTSMQGGNKEASVKKLNAGEVLNASRPLAPVSLTRALNPNAMVFIQDHRISGNPVLPTVCAIQWMREAASEMLGTRVNVLDYKLLKGIIFDSSDVQEMTLELTPIESEPSAALRMNALISSQGRPQYKATLVSANANEAAVLSSKSFTDLGGAVTTAAELYSNGTLFHGPRLQGIKQVFKFDDAGLLASCQLPQVSDSDCGQFVATQHIGGSQPFAEDLLLQAMLVWARLKYGAASLPSTIGEFISNKPLAFGDKAMLALEVVKTSGRSLEANVALYHENGELSAMMKGAKVTISKNLNSAFLNETALSKGEQA, from the coding sequence ATGAGCCAAACCTCTAAGCCGTCAAAAGCTTCTAAAGCTTCTTCGAAAGCCAAAGTAGCTGACGCGACTCAGCAGCAAGATTCGAAAGCAGATATACGTTTAAATAAACGTCTCAAAGATATGCCTATCGCGATTGTAGGTATGGCAAGTATCTTTGCTAACTCACGTTACTTGAACAAGTTCTGGGATCTTATCAGCGAAAAAATTGATGCGATCACCGAACTGCCATCGACCCACTGGAAGCCTGAAGAGTATTTCGATGCTAACAAGAGCACGCCAGATAAGAGCTATTGTAAGCGTGGTGGATTCTTGCCAGATGTTGATTTCAACCCAATGGAGTTTGGCTTGCCGCCAAATATCCTAGAGTTAACTGATACATCGCAGCTATTGTCTTTGATCGTTGCTAAAGAGGTCTTGGCCGATGCAAACCTTGCAGAAGGTTATGACAGAGATAAAATTGGTATCACACTCGGTGTCGGTGGTGGTCAGAAAATTAGCCACAGCTTAACCGCTCGTCTTCAATACCCTGTGCTAAAGAAAGTGTTCGCTAACAGCGGTATCAGCGACGAAGATAGCGCCATGCTGATCAAGAAGTTTCAAGATCAGTACGTTCACTGGGAAGAGAACTCGTTCCCAGGTTCACTGGGTAACGTTATCTCAGGTCGTATCGCCAACCGTTTCGATTTAGGCGGCATGAACTGTGTGGTTGATGCGGCATGTGCTGGCTCTCTTGCTGCCATGCGTATGGCACTGAGTGAACTGGTCGAAGGTCGCTCAGAGATGATGATCACAGGTGGTGTGTGTACCGATAACTCACCTTCTATGTACATGAGCTTCTCTAAGACACCAGCGTTCACCACCAACGAAACCATTCAGCCGTTTGATATCGACTCGAAGGGTATGATGATCGGTGAAGGTATCGGCATGATCGCGCTTAAGCGCCTCGAAGATGCAGAACGTGACGGCGATAGAATCTATTCAGTGATTAAAGGTGTAGGTTCATCATCAGATGGTAAGTTCAAGTCTATCTACGCACCACGCCCAGAAGGTCAGGCTAAAGCCCTAAGACGTGCTTATGATGACGCAGGTTTTGAGCCACATACATTGGGTCTTATCGAAGCTCACGGTACTGGTACCGCTGCAGGTGATGCAGCAGAATTTGCCGGTCTTTGTTCAGTATTTTCCGATGGCAACGACACTAAGCAACACATTGCCTTAGGTTCGGTGAAATCTCAAATTGGTCACACTAAGTCTACAGCAGGTACAGCTGGACTGATTAAGGCATCACTGGCACTACACCATAAGGTGTTGCCAGCAACGATTAACATCAGTCAGCCTAGCCCTAAACTTGAGATTGAAAACTCACCTTTTTACCTCAATACCGAGACTCGTCCTTGGTTGCCACGTGCCGATGGTACACCGCGCCGCGCCGGTATCAGCTCATTTGGTTTTGGTGGCACTAACTTCCACTTCGTACTGGAAGAGTATAGTAAAGAACATAGCCGCATCGATGCTGAGAAAGCTAAATACCGTCAGCGCCAAGTAGCCCAAAGCTTCCTAGTGAGTGCCGCATCGAAAGATGCACTTATCACTGAGCTAAACAGCTTAGCTGCAGCGACAACAAGTGAACAGTTCATGCTTGCCACTGCTGCGACTGATTATGCACTACGTGAGCTTGATGCTAACGCGCCTCGCCTGGGCTTAGTGGCTAACACAAGTGAAGAACTAGCAACACAGATCAAGCAAGCTATCGCTAAGCTGACCAGCAGTGATGATAGCGATTGGCAACTACCTGGTGGCACTAGCTACCGCGCATCGAGTGTTGAAGGTAAAGTTGCAGCATTATTTGCTGGTCAAGGTTCACAGTACCTCAACATGGGCCGCGATCTAGCCTGTTACTACCCAGAAATACGTCAGCAATTTGTCGCTGCTGATAAAGTCTTTGCCGCCAATAATAAGACACCTCTTTCACAGACACTTTATCCAAAGCCAGTCTTCAACAGAGACGATGTTAAAGCTCAAGAAGCGGTACTGACTAACACTGCTAATGCACAAAGTGCTATCGGTGCCATCTCTATGGGTCAGTACGAGTTATTCACCGCTGCTGGTTTCAATGCCGATATGGTTGCGGGACACAGCTTTGGTGAGCTAACAGCTCTTTGCGCATCTGGCGCTATCTCAACGGAAGACTACTACAAATTAGCATTTGCCCGTGGCGATGCCATGGCCACTAAAGCCCCAGCTAAAGACGGCGTAGAAGCTGACACTGGTGCTATGTTTGCTATCATTACAAAATCTGCAGCAGACCTAGATACACTTGAAGCGACTATCGCAAAATTCGATGACGTAAAAGTGGCTAACTACAATGCACCGACTCAGTCTGTCATTGCAGGTCCTACTGTTTCTACCGGTGAAGCGGCCAAAGCACTTAGTGAGCTTGGATATAAGGCGATAAACCTGCCTGTATCTGGCGCATTCCACACTGAGCTCGTTGGTCACGCCCAAGCACCATTTGCTAAAGCCATTGATGCTGCCAAGTTCACTAAGCCAAAGTGTGCGCTGTATTCAAACGCGACGGGTGAGCTTTATGACAATACCGCCGCAAAGATTAAGGCCTCGTTCAAGAAACATATGCTTCAATCAGTACGCTTTACTGCGGAGCTTGAAGCCATGTATAACGCCGGCGCTCGCGTATTTGTTGAGTTCGGTCCAAAGAACATTCTGCAGAAGCTGGTACAGGGCACTCTTGCTGATAAGGCGCTTAATGACAAGAATGCCATTAGCACTATCTCTATCAACCCAAGCCCTAAAGGTGATAGCGATCTACAACTTAAGCAAGCTGCAGTGCAGTTAGCCGTTGCGGGTATCAAACTGGGTAATATCGATCCATACCAAGCAGAGATTGCAGCACCAGAGAAAAAGTCTCCAATGAGCATCTCTCTTAATGCAGTCAACCATATTAGCAAAGCAACACGCGCCAAGATGGCTAAGTCATTAGAAACTGGCACAGTCACTAGCTCAACAATCATCGAAGAAAAGCTTGTTGAAATTGAGAAAGTGGTTGAGAAAATTGTTGAAGTTGAAAAAATTGTTGAAAAAGTGGTTGAAGTTGAAAAGATTGTTGAAGTTGCATCTCTGCAGCCAGGCAACCCACAAGCAACTTATATCTCAGCCAATGCCGAACCAGTTCAAGAGAATCTAGTAGTGTCTAAAAATTCCAAGCCATCAGTAATCGTTAATAGCAGCGATGCACTAACGAACTTCTTTGCAGCCCAGCAGCAAGCTGCAGAGCTTCATCAACAGTTCCTGGAGATCCCGCAGCAATACGGTGAGACCTTCACAACCTTGATGACAGAGCAAACTAAACTCGCTGGCGCAGGCATTGCGCTCCCTGAGAGCCTACAACGCTCTATGGAGCAGTTCCACCAGCTTCAGGCACAAACAGTGCAAAGCCACACTCAATTCCTTGAGATGCAAGCGGGTAGCAACACTGCAGCACTAGGTATGCTTAACGGCACGTCGACTGTTATCTCTACCCAGAACATCACTCCTGTCGCTCAACCAGCCATTATCCAAGCAGCACCAAGCGCTGCGGCGGCTCCTAGAGTTAGTGCACCAGTTCAAGCCGCTCCTGCGAAAGTGGCAACTCCAGCGCCAGTGGCCGCACCTGTAGCTCAAGTAGCTCCAGCCGTAACACCTGTGCAAGCAGCCCCAGTGTATCAAGCAGCAAAAGTAGAAAGCAGAGTTGAGCCTGTCGCGACCTCTAATACAAGCGCCGCTGACTCTTTACCTTTAAAAGCCGCTGAAGGCTCACTCTCTGCAGAGAAGGTTCAAGCTACCATGCTTGAAGTGGTTGCCGAGAAGACCGGTTACCCAACTGAGATGCTAGAGCTTGAGATGGATATGGAAGCCGATTTAGGCATCGATTCTATCAAGCGAGTTGAAATTCTAGGTACAGTTCAAGATGAGCTTCCAGGTCTGCCAGAGCTAAGCCCAGAAGATCTAGCCGAGTGTAGAACACTGGGTGAAATCGTGGCTTATATGAATAGCAAGTTGCCTTCAAGCGACGCTGAAGGCTCTGCTTCTATTTCAAGTGCCGCCGCGGCGCCTGCTGGTCTTAGCGCACAAAAAGTCCAAGCGACTATGATGTCAGTCGTCGCCGAGAAGACTGGCTACCCAACTGAGATGCTAGAGCTTGAGATGGATATGGAGGCGGACCTTGGTATCGACTCTATTAAGCGAGTTGAAATTCTAGGTACAGTTCAAGATGAGCTTCCAGGCCTGCCTGAACTAAGCCCAGAAGATCTAGCCGAGTGTCGTACACTGGGTGAAATCGTTGCTTATATGAATTCTAAGCTGACTAACACAAGTGCAGCTGAAGGCTCACTCTCTGCTGAGACAGCCTTGAGCGCACAAACAGCCTTGAGCTCGACTCTTTCTGCAGAGAAAGTCCAAGCAACCATGATGTCAGTCGTCGCCGAGAAGACCGGTTACCCAACTGAGATGCTAGAGCTTGAGATGGATATGGAAGCAGACCTTGGTATCGACTCTATCAAGCGCGTTGAAATTCTAGGTACTGTGCAAGATGAGCTTCCTGGCTTACCTGAGCTTAACCCTGAAGATCTCGCTGAGTGTCGTACGCTTGGTGAAATCGTTGCTTATATGAATTCTAAGCTGCCAGCTGAGGGAAGTGCTAATACAGCTACTTCAGTAGCACCAGCAACAGGTGGATTATCAGCAGCTGAAGTGCAGTCAACCATGATGTCAGTCGTTGCCGACAAGACGGGCTACCCAACTGAGATGCTAGAACTTAGCATGGACATGGAAGCTGACCTTGGTATCGACTCTATCAAGCGTGTTGAAATTCTAGGAACTGTTCAAGATGAGCTACCAGGCTTGCCAGAGCTAAACCCTGAAGATCTAGCCGAGTGTCGTACGCTTGGTGAGATTGTTAGCTACATGAATTCGAAACTACCTGCGACGAATAGCGCTGCGGCGGCTCCTAATGTTAGTGCCGCTGAAGGCTCCCTCTCTGCTGAGACAGCCTTGAGCGCGCAAGAAGTTCAAGCGACTATGATGTCAGTGGTTGCCGACAAGACTGGCTACCCCACTGAGATGCTAGAACTTAGCATGGACATGGAAGCCGACCTTGGTATCGATTCTATCAAGCGCGTTGAAATTCTAGGGACTGTTCAAGACGAGCTTCCAGGCTTGCCTGAGCTAAACCCTGAAGATCTCGCTGAGTGTCGTACACTGGGCGAAATCGTTAGCTATATGAATTCGAAACTACCATCTGTTGGTTCTCAAGCAACAGCAACAAGCGCTACTGACTCTTTACCTTCACAAGCCGCTGAGGGCTCACTCTCTGCGGAGAAGGTTCAAGGCACTATGATGTCAGTGGTTGCCGATAAGACGGGCTACCCTACTGAGATGCTAGAACTTAGCATGGATATGGAAGCTGACCTGGGTATCGACTCTATCAAGCGAGTAGAAATTCTAGGAACAGTTCAAGATGAGCTTCCCGGCCTTCCTGAGCTAAACCCAGAAGATCTTGCTGAGTGTCGTACACTGGGCGAAATCGTTTCGTACATGAACTCTAAGTTGACTAATACAAGTGCCGCCGCAGGCGCTACAGTAACTTCAACGATTGCAGCAGCTACCGATGCAGTTAAGTCAGTCGCAGACACAATTACCTCATCTCTAGAACTTCCTCCTCACAGCGAGGTAGCGCTAAAAAAGCTTAATGCGGCGGACACGATTAAAAACTGTTTCGCCGCAGACGCAACCGTAGTGATCACCGATGATGGTCATAACGCAGGCGTATTAGCTGAGAAACTAACAAAGCAAGGTCTTAAAGTAGCCGTTGTTCGTCTACCTAAAGGCGCAGCTCAATCACCGCTAAGCAGTGATGTTGCCAGCTTCCAAGCTGACAGTCTTGATGAATCAGGTATCAGCGCAGTTATTGCTCAAATCGAGCAGCAACTAGGTCAAATTGGTGGGTTTATTCACCTACAGCCTGAAGCAGATAGCAACAACACTAAAGACGCTGTAAATCTAAGTGATGACAGCTTCACTCACGTTAGCCAAGCCTTCCTTTGGGCTAAGCTGCTACAACCAAAGCTGACAGCATCAAGTGATATGCGTCGCAGCTTTATCACGGTTAGCCGTATCGATGGTGGCTTTGGTTACTTAGACATTAAGCAACTTGAAAATGCTGAGCTAAACCAAGCAGCACTTGCAGGTTTAACTAAGACACTAAGTCATGAGTGGCCAACAGTCTTCTGCCGTGCACTAGACATTGCTACTGACCTAGATGCAACCCATCTTGCAGATGCGATTACCAATGAGCTGTTCGATAGTGTGACCAACCTGCCAGAAGTGGGTATCTCACTCGATGCTAAGGGTAACGTTGCACGTACCACCCTAATTGCTGGTGATGCGAGCAGTAAGCATGCAGGTTCATCGCTTAACAGTGCAGATAAAATACTGGTGACCGGGGGAGCAAAAGGTGTGACCTTCGAATGTGCCCTTGCATTAGCTAAGCGTACACAATCTCACTTTATCCTTGCAGGCCGTAGCGAGTTACTGGCTATACCAGCATGGGCAACAGCTAAACAAATTAGCGAGTTAAAACCCGCAGCGATTGCGCATATTATCTCTACGGGTAATAAGCCAACCCCTAAGCAGGTTGAAGCCTTAGTTTGGACTGTGAAAAGCTCAATCGAGATAAACACAGCCCTTGAAGCGTTTACCCAAGTTGGCGCGAGTGCTGAATATGTCAGCATGGATGTGACCGATACCGCCGCTATCACAGCAGCATTAAAAGGTCGCTCAAATGAAATCACCGGGCTTATTCACGGTGCTGGCGTGCTTGCCGACAAACATATTCAAGATAAGACAATAGAAGAGTTAGGTCGCGTCTACGGTACTAAGGTCAATGGTCTTAAAGCCCTGCTTGCAGCACTTGATTCAAGCAAGATAAAACTTCTGGCGATGTTCTCATCTGCTGCTGGTTTCTACGGCAATACAGGTCAGAGCGATTACGCCATGTCGAACGACATCCTTAACAAGACCGCGCTGCAGTTCACTGCCCGCAACCCACAAGCTAAAGTAATGAGCTTTAACTGGGGTCCTTGGGATGGCGGCATGGTTACCGATGCACTTAAGAAGATGTTTACCGACCGCGGTGTGTACGTTATCCCACTAAAAGCAGGGGCTGAGCTTTTTGCCACTCAACTGCTAAGTGAGACCGGCGCTCAGCTGCTTATCGGTACCTCTATGCAAGGTGGTAACAAGGAAGCTTCTGTAAAAAAGCTTAATGCGGGTGAGGTGCTGAACGCATCGCGCCCGCTAGCACCTGTTTCTTTAACAAGAGCCTTAAACCCTAATGCTATGGTCTTTATCCAAGACCACCGCATTAGCGGTAACCCAGTGCTTCCCACTGTCTGTGCAATTCAGTGGATGCGTGAGGCGGCGAGCGAGATGCTTGGCACTCGAGTTAACGTGCTCGACTATAAGCTACTTAAAGGGATCATCTTTGACAGCAGTGATGTTCAAGAGATGACCCTTGAGTTAACGCCTATAGAAAGCGAGCCTTCTGCGGCTCTTAGAATGAATGCTTTAATCAGCAGTCAGGGGCGTCCACAGTATAAGGCTACTCTTGTGAGCGCTAACGCTAATGAAGCAGCAGTGCTATCAAGCAAATCGTTCACCGATCTTGGTGGTGCCGTCACAACTGCTGCTGAACTCTATAGCAATGGAACCCTATTCCACGGGCCACGTTTGCAGGGCATAAAGCAGGTGTTTAAGTTTGATGACGCAGGCCTATTAGCCAGTTGCCAATTACCACAGGTGAGTGACAGCGATTGCGGCCAGTTTGTTGCAACGCAGCATATTGGTGGTAGCCAGCCATTTGCAGAAGATCTGCTGCTTCAAGCGATGCTTGTATGGGCGAGACTTAAATACGGTGCAGCTAGCTTACCTTCTACTATCGGTGAGTTTATCTCAAACAAGCCGCTGGCATTTGGTGACAAGGCAATGCTAGCGCTAGAGGTCGTGAAGACCAGTGGTCGTTCACTTGAGGCTAATGTCGCGCTTTACCATGAAAATGGTGAGCTTAGCGCGATGATGAAAGGGGCGAAAGTCACTATCAGCAAGAACCTCAACAGCGCTTTCTTAAATGAAACAGCCCTGAGCAAAGGAGAGCAAGCTTAA
- a CDS encoding PfaB family protein, with amino-acid sequence MVKPTPPVNSVASVSDQVIKSEMPLRIALLVLPASLDLSLCTGSLDSPALDSPETTKQLSVLMPELHNSKLLETTELVSIKVDDFEANLTATIESIELGKIVQISTPSSSLLMMHALKAAQNRIHPHAQLAAMQIQTQSDSAALADSTITDKSMAKALSQAKRKPDSVSKRFDLHELNSTEQFDAVCEQIKDLASRTHHRDATSINPKQAASHYWFTEHHQARVVAINLTNSLQSSSSKSCSASCISFVVSQGTGFIAPKSIIDTKRLEFVICADTQAELLSELARTKSTLTTKPGSLLTQMRDNLVSYEKSHSNKANISRYAITLQASSAEAMLQEITAMAETLPKVMSENGQHASQYKTPAGSYFTAEPLGSSAQNGLAFVYPGVGTVYSDMFSQLHRYFPSLYSQLEREGDLKSMFQADAIYHLDPKVTPAMQLGDLAIAGVGSSYLLTQLLVKQFKITPNFALGYSMGEASMWASLGVWNAPHALIEKTKTDPLFTSAISGKLTAVRKAWQLTNSDADIVWNSFVVRSPAAPIKALLPEFPHAYLAIVQGDTCVIAGCETQCRALLAQMKKRGIAANRVTAMHTTPAMEEHGNVEQFYNQPLQESLPTDIKFISAASGDSTVSNGRGGLDSQVVARSIADTFCNTLDFTALVHSAQKQGVKLFVELGADRQNCTLIDKIAKQDRQCGGESTDFPCCTVPVNAKGGDDITSLLKALGQLISHRVPLTVQPLIDGLNREIALAQLHSSLSSDHSMNNTQPLKQTLQGEV; translated from the coding sequence ATGGTCAAGCCGACACCTCCTGTTAATTCAGTAGCGAGCGTCAGTGATCAAGTTATCAAGAGTGAGATGCCTCTGCGCATCGCACTCTTGGTGCTTCCAGCATCACTAGATTTAAGCTTATGTACTGGGTCTCTGGATAGCCCAGCTCTTGATTCACCTGAGACGACTAAGCAGCTATCAGTACTGATGCCGGAACTGCATAACTCGAAATTGCTAGAAACCACTGAACTTGTCTCTATCAAGGTTGATGATTTTGAGGCTAACTTAACAGCCACTATCGAGTCGATAGAGCTAGGTAAGATAGTGCAGATCTCAACACCATCAAGCTCACTTTTGATGATGCATGCGCTAAAAGCGGCGCAAAATAGGATTCACCCCCACGCGCAACTTGCTGCAATGCAGATACAAACGCAGTCTGATTCAGCTGCCCTTGCTGACAGCACTATTACCGACAAGAGTATGGCTAAAGCATTAAGCCAAGCAAAGCGTAAACCTGACAGCGTCAGTAAGCGCTTTGATCTGCATGAGCTTAACAGCACAGAGCAGTTTGATGCCGTCTGTGAACAGATCAAAGATCTTGCCTCTCGTACACACCATAGAGATGCAACATCGATTAATCCTAAGCAAGCAGCTAGTCACTACTGGTTTACCGAACACCATCAAGCACGTGTTGTGGCAATCAACCTGACCAACTCTTTACAAAGCAGTTCATCAAAGAGCTGTTCGGCTAGTTGCATCAGCTTCGTCGTCTCCCAAGGCACAGGCTTTATCGCACCAAAATCGATTATCGATACTAAGCGATTAGAGTTTGTTATTTGTGCTGACACCCAAGCTGAACTGCTCAGCGAGCTTGCTAGAACGAAATCTACACTCACTACAAAGCCCGGTTCACTGCTAACACAGATGCGCGATAACCTCGTCTCATATGAGAAGAGTCACAGCAATAAAGCTAACATCAGCAGGTACGCCATTACCCTGCAGGCAAGTTCAGCTGAAGCCATGCTTCAAGAGATCACAGCCATGGCAGAAACGCTGCCAAAGGTAATGAGTGAAAATGGCCAACACGCTTCACAATACAAGACGCCAGCAGGCAGCTACTTTACTGCAGAGCCTTTAGGCTCATCTGCTCAAAATGGTCTTGCCTTTGTCTACCCAGGTGTCGGAACTGTCTATAGCGATATGTTTAGTCAGCTACACAGATACTTTCCATCACTCTATTCACAGCTCGAACGTGAAGGTGATCTAAAGTCGATGTTTCAAGCCGATGCTATCTATCACTTAGACCCTAAAGTGACTCCAGCGATGCAGCTTGGGGATCTTGCTATTGCAGGTGTGGGTAGTAGCTATCTACTGACTCAGTTGTTGGTGAAACAGTTTAAAATCACGCCAAACTTTGCCTTAGGTTACTCTATGGGCGAAGCATCGATGTGGGCAAGTCTTGGTGTGTGGAACGCTCCCCACGCTTTGATTGAGAAGACTAAAACCGATCCACTTTTTACCAGTGCTATTTCCGGTAAGCTCACAGCTGTACGCAAAGCGTGGCAGTTAACCAATAGTGATGCCGATATCGTCTGGAATAGCTTTGTTGTTCGCTCACCAGCCGCGCCGATTAAAGCGCTACTCCCTGAGTTTCCCCACGCTTACCTTGCCATTGTTCAGGGTGATACCTGCGTAATTGCAGGCTGTGAGACTCAGTGCCGAGCACTATTAGCACAGATGAAAAAGCGCGGTATTGCAGCGAATCGAGTCACGGCCATGCATACGACTCCAGCGATGGAGGAGCACGGCAATGTAGAGCAGTTTTACAATCAGCCGCTGCAAGAGTCACTGCCTACTGATATTAAGTTTATCAGTGCAGCTTCAGGCGACAGCACAGTATCCAATGGTCGGGGCGGACTCGACAGTCAAGTTGTTGCCCGCTCAATCGCCGATACCTTCTGCAACACCTTAGACTTCACAGCACTTGTTCACAGTGCTCAGAAGCAAGGCGTTAAGCTATTTGTCGAGCTAGGCGCAGACAGACAAAACTGCACACTCATCGACAAAATAGCTAAACAAGATCGCCAATGTGGCGGCGAGTCGACTGACTTTCCTTGCTGCACTGTGCCCGTCAATGCAAAGGGCGGTGATGATATCACTAGCCTGCTTAAAGCATTAGGCCAACTTATTAGTCATCGAGTTCCACTCACTGTTCAGCCACTTATTGATGGATTAAATCGTGAAATAGCGCTAGCACAACTGCACTCTTCACTAAGCAGCGACCACTCGATGAACAACACACAGCCGTTGAAACAAACATTACAAGGGGAAGTTTAA